The following coding sequences lie in one Arthrobacter sp. SLBN-122 genomic window:
- a CDS encoding cell division protein SepF: MAGALRKTMIYLGLADGDEHYESEQQTTRKDEDEPMEVDREERRAPAPVREVSREASYAPEEEYRAPVTPIKRAASSREENTGLRQITTIHPRSYNDAKLIGESFRDGIPVIMNVTDMGEADAKRLVDFSAGLVFGLRGSIERVTNKVFLLSPSYVEVIGDDKKASDTQASFFNQS; encoded by the coding sequence ATGGCCGGCGCTCTGCGCAAGACAATGATCTATCTTGGGCTCGCCGACGGCGATGAGCATTACGAGTCCGAGCAACAGACCACACGTAAGGATGAGGACGAACCGATGGAAGTTGACCGCGAGGAACGCCGTGCTCCGGCGCCGGTCCGCGAAGTCAGCCGCGAGGCGTCCTACGCCCCTGAAGAGGAATACCGCGCCCCTGTGACCCCCATTAAACGCGCGGCTTCGAGCCGCGAAGAGAACACCGGACTTCGCCAGATCACCACCATCCACCCGCGCTCCTACAACGATGCCAAGCTCATCGGGGAGAGTTTCCGGGATGGTATTCCGGTGATCATGAACGTTACGGACATGGGCGAAGCCGATGCCAAGCGGCTGGTGGACTTCTCGGCAGGCCTCGTGTTCGGCCTCCGTGGAAGCATCGAGCGGGTGACCAACAAGGTCTTCCTGCTCTCCCCGTCCTACGTCGAAGTAATCGGTGACGACAAGAAGGCCAGCGACACGCAGGCCAGCTTCTTCAACCAAAGCTGA
- a CDS encoding YggT family protein gives MGIVFGLLYLALLLFFVALIIRLVFDWVQMFAREWRPRGAALVVAHAVYSITDPPLKGLRRMIPPLRLGGISLDLGFLILFIGVSIAMNVTRGFA, from the coding sequence ATGGGAATTGTTTTCGGACTTCTCTATCTCGCCCTGCTGCTGTTCTTCGTCGCCCTGATCATCCGCCTGGTGTTCGACTGGGTACAAATGTTTGCCAGGGAATGGCGGCCGCGGGGCGCGGCCCTGGTCGTGGCGCACGCCGTGTACTCCATCACCGATCCGCCCCTCAAAGGCCTGCGGCGCATGATTCCGCCGCTCCGGCTCGGCGGCATCTCCCTGGACCTGGGTTTCCTGATCCTGTTCATCGGTGTCAGCATCGCGATGAACGTCACCAGGGGATTTGCCTGA
- the ftsZ gene encoding cell division protein FtsZ, with protein sequence MAAPQNYLAVIKVVGIGGGGVNAVNRMIEVGLRGVEFIAINTDAQALLMSDADVKLDVGRELTRGLGAGANPEVGKQAAEDHADEIEEVLRGADMVFVTAGEGGGTGTGGAPVVARIARSLGALTIGVVTRPFTFEGRRRAGSAEAGIDALRDEVDTLIVIPNDRLLSISDRNVSVLDAFRSADQVLLSGVQGITDLITTPGLINLDFADVKSVMQGAGSALMGIGSARGEDRAVKAAELAIASPLLEASIDGAHGVLLSIQGGSDLGLFEINEAARLVQEVAHPEANIIFGAVIDDALGDEARVTVIAAGFDDVKATSPSMDQSQPQAAPQRPAAPAAAPASAHPQNGSHQGNGNHQQNVQPIHAGVGAAGLSNWGQQRPSAVPADSGFDVDLPSVVEPDLTGTHPDDLDVPDFLK encoded by the coding sequence GTGGCAGCTCCGCAGAATTACTTGGCCGTCATCAAAGTCGTCGGCATCGGCGGCGGTGGCGTGAACGCAGTCAACCGCATGATCGAGGTCGGCCTCAGGGGTGTTGAGTTCATCGCCATCAACACCGACGCCCAGGCCCTGCTCATGAGCGACGCCGACGTGAAGCTCGACGTCGGACGGGAGCTGACCCGTGGCCTGGGCGCCGGCGCCAACCCGGAGGTGGGCAAGCAGGCTGCCGAGGACCATGCCGACGAGATCGAGGAAGTCCTGCGCGGCGCAGATATGGTCTTCGTCACCGCCGGTGAAGGCGGCGGCACCGGCACCGGCGGCGCCCCCGTCGTCGCCCGCATTGCCCGCTCGCTCGGCGCCCTGACCATCGGCGTGGTCACGCGCCCGTTCACGTTCGAGGGCCGCCGCCGTGCCGGTTCCGCAGAGGCCGGCATCGACGCCCTGCGTGACGAGGTGGACACCCTCATCGTCATCCCCAACGACCGTTTGCTGTCCATCAGCGACCGCAACGTATCCGTCCTCGACGCCTTCCGCTCCGCGGACCAGGTCCTGCTGTCCGGTGTCCAGGGCATCACCGACCTCATCACCACGCCCGGCCTGATCAACCTTGACTTCGCTGACGTCAAGTCCGTCATGCAGGGCGCCGGCTCTGCCCTCATGGGCATCGGTTCCGCCCGGGGTGAAGACCGCGCCGTCAAGGCGGCCGAACTGGCCATCGCCTCGCCGTTGCTGGAAGCATCCATCGACGGCGCCCACGGCGTGCTGCTGTCCATCCAGGGCGGCTCGGACCTGGGCCTGTTCGAGATCAACGAGGCCGCGCGGCTGGTCCAGGAAGTGGCCCACCCCGAGGCGAACATCATCTTCGGTGCCGTCATCGACGATGCCCTCGGTGACGAAGCACGTGTCACGGTCATCGCCGCCGGCTTCGACGACGTCAAGGCCACCTCGCCCTCCATGGACCAGTCCCAGCCGCAGGCCGCCCCGCAGCGGCCCGCTGCCCCCGCAGCCGCTCCCGCCTCTGCCCACCCGCAGAACGGAAGCCACCAGGGCAACGGCAACCACCAGCAGAACGTCCAGCCGATCCATGCAGGCGTCGGTGCCGCGGGCCTCAGCAACTGGGGACAGCAGCGCCCGTCGGCAGTCCCCGCCGACTCAGGCTTCGATGTCGACCTGCCCTCCGTCGTGGAGCCGGACCTGACCGGCACCCACCCGGATGACCTGGATGTCCCCGACTTCCTGAAGTAG
- the dnaE gene encoding DNA polymerase III subunit alpha: MSSSNDSFVHLHTHTEYSMLDGAARLGELFDETERLGMPALATTDHGYLFGAFDFWRKATDKGIKPIIGVEAYVTPGTARTDKERVRWGDESQRKDDVSGGGSYTHMTLLSYNNVGMRNLFRASSIASLDSVFGKWPRLDRELLNTYSEGLIATTGCPSGEVQTRLRLGQYREALEAAAEFRDIFGAENYFCELMDHGLDIERRVTGDLLRLAKDLNLPLVATNDLHYTHEHDAKAHEALLAIQSGSTLLEPTYDNGGSRFAFSGSGYYLKSPQEMRELFRDHPEACDNTLLIAERCEVSFNTDANFMPRFPCPPGEDETSWLVKEVDKGLKYRYPGGIPDEVRKQADYELGVITSMGFPGYFLVVADFINWAKNNGIRVGPGRGSGAGSMVAYAMRITDLDPLRHGLIFERFLNPDRVSMPDFDVDFDDRRRSEVIDYVTRKYGDERVAMIVTYGTIKTKQALKDSSRVLGYPFSMGETLTKALPPAVMAKDIPLADIQNPESKRYSEAGDFRQLIATDPEAAKVFETALGIEGLKRQWGVHAAGVIMSSDPIIDVIPIMRRFQDGQVITQFDYPTSEGLGLIKMDFLGLRNLTIISDALENIKMNRGIDLDLENLELDDAPSYELLARGDTLGVFQLDGGPMRSLLKLMKPDNFEDISAVLALYRPGPMGANAHTDYALRKNGIQEVIPIHPELEEPLKEILGGTYGLIVYQEQVMAVAQKLAGYSLGQADILRRAMGKKKKSELDKQFAGFSQGMQDNGYSMEAVKTLWDILLPFSDYAFNKAHSAAYGVISYWTAYLKAHYAPEYMAALLTSVGDDKDKSAIYLNECRRMGITVLPPDVNESALNFTPVGNDIRFGMGAIRNVGVNAVEAMVAARESEGAFTSFKDYLMKVPAVVCNKRTIESLIKSGAFDSLGHHRRALAMIHEEAIDSVITLKRNEAIGQFDLFAGFEDAGAESSSLSIEIPDLPEWEKKDKLSFERDMLGLYVSDHPLQGLEGLLAQHAEMSITTILGEDGPQDGAIITIAGMITSLSRRIAKASGNAYARAEVEDLGGSIEVMFFGQVYGPIASVLAEDLIVVVKGRLQKRDDGAITLNCMELSVPDLSEGLNGPLVITMPTHKATEAVVTELGDVLRTHRGNSEVRLHLQGDTRTEIMGLPVHLRVNPSPSLFGDLKVLLGPACLDA; this comes from the coding sequence GTGAGTTCCAGCAATGATTCGTTTGTCCACCTGCACACCCACACCGAATATTCCATGCTGGATGGGGCGGCCCGCCTGGGGGAGCTGTTCGACGAAACCGAGCGCCTCGGCATGCCGGCCCTCGCCACAACGGACCACGGCTACCTCTTCGGCGCCTTCGATTTTTGGCGGAAAGCCACTGACAAGGGCATCAAGCCGATCATCGGCGTCGAGGCGTATGTAACTCCCGGCACCGCACGGACGGACAAGGAACGCGTCCGCTGGGGCGATGAATCCCAGCGCAAGGACGATGTCTCCGGTGGTGGTTCCTACACCCACATGACGCTCCTGAGCTACAACAACGTGGGCATGCGGAATCTCTTCCGGGCCTCGTCCATCGCCTCCCTCGATTCGGTCTTCGGCAAGTGGCCCCGGCTGGACCGCGAGCTCCTCAACACCTACTCCGAAGGGCTCATCGCCACCACCGGCTGCCCCTCCGGGGAGGTCCAGACCCGGCTGCGGCTCGGCCAGTACCGCGAAGCCCTGGAAGCGGCGGCCGAATTCCGGGACATCTTCGGCGCGGAAAACTACTTCTGCGAACTGATGGACCATGGGCTGGACATTGAACGGCGGGTCACCGGCGACCTGCTGCGGCTTGCCAAGGACCTGAACCTGCCGCTGGTTGCCACCAACGACCTCCACTACACCCACGAGCACGACGCCAAGGCGCACGAGGCCCTGCTGGCCATCCAGTCCGGCTCCACGCTGCTGGAACCCACCTACGACAACGGCGGATCGCGGTTCGCGTTCTCCGGCAGCGGCTACTACCTCAAATCGCCGCAGGAAATGCGCGAACTCTTCCGGGACCACCCGGAGGCGTGCGACAACACCCTGCTCATCGCCGAGCGCTGTGAGGTGTCCTTCAACACTGACGCGAACTTCATGCCCCGGTTCCCCTGCCCGCCCGGGGAGGACGAGACCTCCTGGCTGGTCAAGGAAGTGGACAAGGGCCTGAAGTACCGTTACCCGGGCGGCATTCCGGACGAGGTCCGCAAGCAGGCTGACTACGAGCTTGGCGTGATCACCTCCATGGGCTTCCCCGGCTACTTCCTGGTGGTTGCCGACTTCATCAACTGGGCCAAGAACAACGGCATCCGCGTGGGCCCCGGGCGTGGCTCGGGTGCAGGCTCCATGGTGGCGTACGCCATGCGCATCACCGACCTCGACCCCCTCCGCCACGGGCTGATCTTCGAACGGTTCCTCAACCCGGACCGCGTTTCCATGCCCGACTTCGACGTCGACTTCGATGACCGGCGCCGTTCCGAGGTCATCGACTACGTCACGCGCAAGTACGGTGACGAGCGCGTGGCCATGATCGTCACCTACGGCACCATCAAGACCAAGCAGGCCCTCAAGGACTCCTCCCGCGTCCTTGGCTACCCGTTCAGCATGGGCGAGACGCTGACCAAGGCCCTGCCGCCGGCCGTGATGGCCAAGGACATTCCCCTGGCTGACATCCAGAATCCGGAGTCCAAGCGCTACAGCGAGGCCGGCGACTTCCGGCAGCTGATTGCCACCGACCCGGAGGCCGCCAAGGTCTTCGAGACGGCCCTGGGCATCGAAGGCCTGAAGCGCCAGTGGGGCGTGCACGCCGCCGGCGTGATCATGTCCTCGGACCCCATCATCGACGTCATCCCCATCATGCGCCGGTTCCAGGACGGCCAGGTGATCACCCAGTTCGATTACCCCACGTCCGAGGGCCTTGGCCTGATCAAGATGGACTTCCTGGGCCTGCGAAACCTGACGATCATTTCCGATGCCCTTGAGAACATCAAGATGAACCGCGGCATCGACCTGGACCTGGAAAACCTTGAGCTCGACGACGCCCCGTCCTATGAACTCCTGGCCCGCGGTGACACCCTGGGTGTCTTCCAGCTCGACGGCGGTCCCATGCGGTCGCTGCTCAAGCTCATGAAGCCTGACAACTTCGAAGACATCTCCGCCGTGCTGGCGCTGTACCGTCCCGGCCCCATGGGCGCCAACGCCCACACGGACTACGCGCTGCGCAAGAACGGGATCCAGGAAGTGATCCCGATCCATCCGGAACTGGAGGAACCCCTCAAGGAGATCCTCGGTGGAACCTATGGCCTGATTGTGTACCAGGAGCAGGTCATGGCCGTGGCGCAGAAGCTGGCCGGCTACTCGCTGGGCCAGGCAGATATCCTCCGCCGCGCCATGGGCAAGAAGAAGAAGTCCGAGCTGGACAAGCAGTTCGCGGGCTTCTCCCAGGGCATGCAGGACAACGGCTACTCCATGGAAGCCGTCAAAACCCTGTGGGACATCCTGCTGCCGTTCTCCGACTACGCCTTCAACAAGGCCCACTCGGCCGCGTACGGCGTCATCTCCTACTGGACCGCCTACCTCAAGGCGCACTACGCGCCGGAGTACATGGCGGCGCTGCTGACCTCGGTGGGTGATGACAAGGACAAGTCCGCCATCTACCTCAACGAGTGCCGGCGCATGGGCATCACGGTGCTTCCGCCGGACGTCAATGAGTCCGCCTTGAACTTCACCCCGGTGGGGAACGACATCCGCTTCGGCATGGGTGCCATCCGCAACGTGGGCGTCAACGCCGTCGAGGCAATGGTGGCTGCCCGCGAAAGCGAGGGCGCCTTCACCTCGTTCAAGGACTACCTGATGAAGGTTCCGGCCGTGGTTTGCAACAAGCGGACCATCGAGTCCCTCATCAAGTCCGGCGCGTTCGACTCTCTGGGCCACCACCGCCGCGCCCTGGCGATGATCCATGAAGAGGCCATCGACTCCGTCATCACCCTCAAACGCAATGAAGCCATTGGCCAGTTCGACCTCTTCGCCGGCTTCGAGGACGCCGGCGCGGAATCGTCCTCACTGAGCATCGAGATCCCGGACCTGCCCGAATGGGAGAAGAAGGACAAGCTTTCCTTCGAGCGGGACATGCTGGGCCTCTACGTGTCGGACCACCCGCTGCAGGGCCTGGAGGGCCTCCTCGCCCAGCATGCCGAGATGAGCATCACCACCATCCTGGGCGAGGACGGGCCGCAGGACGGGGCCATCATCACCATCGCCGGGATGATCACGTCGCTGAGCCGGCGCATTGCCAAAGCAAGCGGCAACGCGTACGCCCGGGCGGAGGTAGAGGACCTGGGCGGTTCGATCGAGGTCATGTTCTTCGGTCAGGTTTACGGGCCGATCGCATCGGTCCTTGCCGAGGACCTGATCGTGGTGGTCAAGGGCCGCCTGCAGAAGCGCGACGACGGCGCCATCACCCTGAACTGCATGGAGCTGTCCGTCCCGGACCTGAGCGAAGGGCTGAACGGACCCCTGGTGATCACCATGCCCACCCACAAGGCCACCGAGGCCGTGGTCACCGAGCTGGGCGACGTACTGCGCACCCACCGGGGCAACTCCGAGGTACGGCTGCACCTGCAGGGCGATACCCGCACGGAGATCATGGGCCTGCCGGTCCACCTCCGGGTGAACCCCAGCCCGTCGCTGTTCGGCGACCTCAAGGTCCTGCTGGGCCCTGCCTGCCTGGACGCCTAG
- the lspA gene encoding signal peptidase II: protein MTDELAADAARPVPPSHRPRRAVLLSLFAGFAVFAYVLDQLTKLWVTSSMVEGERIPVLPPLLHWYFIRNSGAAFSIGENVTWVFSIIMAAVAIAILFQVRRLGSAWWSLALGLLLGGALGNLTDRLFREPSFGMGHVVDFIQLPNFAIFNIADSAVVSAVAIICILTIRGIALDGTRLGNAPQEKPAHD from the coding sequence ATGACTGACGAACTCGCTGCGGATGCGGCACGCCCTGTCCCACCCTCACACCGCCCGCGCCGGGCGGTGCTGCTCTCCCTGTTCGCCGGGTTCGCGGTTTTCGCCTACGTCCTGGACCAGCTGACTAAACTCTGGGTCACTTCCAGCATGGTGGAGGGGGAGCGGATCCCCGTCCTGCCACCCCTCCTGCACTGGTACTTCATCCGTAATTCCGGTGCTGCGTTCTCCATCGGTGAGAACGTCACATGGGTGTTTTCCATCATCATGGCCGCCGTGGCCATCGCAATCCTTTTCCAGGTACGCAGGCTGGGTTCGGCCTGGTGGTCCCTCGCCCTGGGCCTGCTGCTGGGCGGCGCCCTTGGCAACCTCACCGACCGGCTCTTCCGTGAGCCGTCCTTCGGCATGGGCCACGTGGTGGACTTCATCCAGCTGCCCAATTTCGCCATCTTCAACATCGCCGACTCCGCGGTGGTGTCCGCCGTCGCCATCATCTGCATCCTGACCATCCGGGGAATCGCCCTGGACGGAACGCGGCTGGGGAACGCACCGCAGGAAAAGCCCGCCCATGACTGA
- a CDS encoding DivIVA domain-containing protein: MALTPEDVVNKRFQPTKFREGYDQDEVDDFLDEIVVELRRLNQENDELRKKLAEAGSSVPASSAAAPVVEKVPAPVKADKDEAREKAEAEAKAAEANKKKDVQPAAPAAAAPAAPAAVATPSAESAAGLLAMAQQMHDRHVADGQAQKDKIIAEAQIEASSLVNDAQEKSRKILGALEQQRSVLERKVEQLRGFERDYRSRLKAYIEGQLRDLDARGSVATPEVSEAN, from the coding sequence ATGGCTTTGACGCCAGAAGACGTTGTCAACAAGCGCTTTCAGCCCACCAAGTTCCGCGAGGGCTATGACCAGGACGAGGTTGACGACTTCCTGGACGAAATCGTCGTTGAACTCCGCCGCCTGAACCAGGAAAACGACGAGCTCCGCAAGAAGCTCGCCGAAGCAGGTTCGAGCGTTCCGGCAAGCTCAGCTGCCGCCCCCGTGGTGGAGAAGGTCCCCGCGCCGGTCAAGGCCGACAAGGACGAAGCCCGCGAGAAGGCAGAGGCCGAGGCGAAGGCTGCCGAAGCCAACAAGAAGAAGGACGTCCAGCCGGCTGCCCCGGCTGCCGCGGCACCGGCTGCGCCCGCAGCTGTCGCCACTCCTTCCGCTGAATCCGCCGCCGGCCTGCTGGCCATGGCCCAGCAGATGCACGACCGCCACGTCGCCGACGGCCAGGCGCAGAAGGACAAGATCATCGCCGAAGCGCAGATCGAAGCCAGCAGCCTCGTCAACGACGCCCAGGAGAAGTCCCGCAAGATCCTCGGCGCCCTGGAGCAGCAGCGCTCGGTCCTGGAACGCAAGGTGGAGCAGCTCCGCGGCTTCGAACGCGACTACCGTTCACGCCTGAAGGCCTACATCGAAGGCCAGCTCCGCGACCTGGATGCCCGCGGCTCCGTGGCTACCCCGGAAGTCAGCGAAGCCAACTAA
- a CDS encoding flavin reductase family protein — MTDNSEPFEQTFREMFRRHAAGVAIITVNYQDEPYGFTATSVASLSAKPPRFTFNMARSSRSWPAVANTQYLGVHMLGLENQELAARFARPGNRFEGNHWEIGPHGVPILKDVAGWLVGEVQMRLSFENNAVVVVQVVDGQVGGEGSPLLYHGGAYGQPVPLDYEI; from the coding sequence GTGACCGACAACAGCGAGCCGTTCGAGCAGACGTTCAGGGAGATGTTCCGCCGCCACGCCGCGGGCGTTGCCATCATCACCGTGAACTACCAGGACGAGCCCTACGGGTTTACCGCCACGTCGGTGGCGTCGCTGTCCGCCAAGCCGCCCCGGTTCACGTTCAACATGGCACGCAGTTCCAGGTCCTGGCCCGCCGTGGCCAACACCCAGTACCTGGGCGTCCACATGCTGGGGCTGGAGAACCAGGAACTGGCCGCGCGCTTTGCCCGCCCGGGCAACCGCTTCGAAGGCAACCACTGGGAGATCGGGCCGCACGGGGTACCCATCCTGAAGGACGTTGCCGGCTGGCTGGTCGGTGAGGTGCAGATGCGCCTGTCCTTCGAGAACAACGCTGTGGTGGTGGTCCAGGTGGTGGACGGCCAGGTGGGCGGCGAGGGATCGCCCCTGCTGTACCACGGCGGCGCCTACGGGCAGCCCGTGCCGCTGGACTACGAGATCTAG
- a CDS encoding YggS family pyridoxal phosphate-dependent enzyme gives MTEPASTGQGHADDPRSTELSGRLAAVRKRIAAAAGDAGRADRLPTLIVVTKFHPADDIRRLAALGVTDVGENRDQEAAAKALELADLTLTWHFVGQLQTKKAKSVARYASAVHSVDRPQLVDALAKAVAHEMDASGRAALDCFIQVSLEGDGGTHRGGADPADVPLLAERIAAAEGLNLAGVMAVAPLGAPPEPAFEQLAGISTRLVAAYPAATGISAGMSQDLEAAIKFGATHLRIGSDILGSRPAVG, from the coding sequence ATGACTGAGCCGGCAAGTACAGGGCAGGGCCATGCGGATGATCCCCGCAGCACGGAACTTTCCGGGCGGCTTGCGGCCGTGCGGAAGCGGATCGCAGCGGCCGCCGGGGACGCCGGCCGCGCGGACCGGCTGCCGACCCTGATCGTGGTCACCAAGTTCCACCCGGCGGACGATATCCGGCGCCTGGCCGCCCTTGGTGTGACGGACGTCGGCGAGAACCGGGACCAGGAGGCTGCCGCCAAGGCCCTTGAGCTGGCTGACCTGACCCTGACCTGGCACTTCGTAGGCCAGCTGCAGACCAAGAAGGCCAAGTCCGTGGCGAGGTACGCGTCCGCAGTCCATTCCGTGGACCGGCCGCAGCTCGTGGACGCACTGGCCAAGGCCGTTGCCCATGAGATGGACGCCAGTGGGAGGGCAGCGCTGGACTGCTTCATCCAGGTCAGCCTTGAGGGCGACGGCGGCACGCACCGCGGCGGTGCAGACCCCGCCGACGTGCCGCTCCTGGCGGAGCGGATTGCCGCGGCGGAGGGCCTGAACCTGGCCGGCGTGATGGCAGTTGCGCCGCTGGGTGCGCCGCCGGAGCCGGCGTTCGAGCAGCTCGCCGGGATTTCCACCCGGCTGGTGGCGGCTTATCCCGCGGCGACAGGCATTTCGGCAGGCATGAGCCAGGACCTGGAGGCCGCCATCAAGTTCGGAGCGACACACCTGCGAATCGGTTCGGATATTCTCGGTTCCCGTCCCGCCGTGGGGTAG
- a CDS encoding polyphenol oxidase family protein, with amino-acid sequence MFHWRADILPGVSAAFTDVAAGNLALHVGDDPAGVQQRRARLEESIGLRPQSLRFMNQVHGNTVAVMGPEAPSPEADAMVSRRLPLAVMVADCIPVLLAGESPSGPVLAAVHAGRPGIANGVLPAAVENMVSLGASRIRAWLGPSICGSCYEVPSALQDEVAALVPATRSTTSWGTPALDLPAGARSQLEAAGVGVEYAGACTLETDTLYSYRRDPNTGRFAGLIWCHD; translated from the coding sequence TTGTTCCATTGGCGCGCCGACATCCTGCCCGGGGTGTCGGCCGCGTTCACTGATGTGGCCGCGGGAAATCTTGCCCTGCACGTAGGGGACGATCCAGCCGGGGTCCAGCAGCGCCGGGCCCGGCTGGAGGAGTCGATCGGCCTGCGTCCCCAATCGCTGCGCTTCATGAACCAGGTCCACGGGAATACCGTGGCCGTGATGGGCCCCGAAGCCCCTTCACCCGAGGCTGACGCCATGGTGTCCCGCCGTCTTCCCCTGGCCGTCATGGTGGCGGACTGCATTCCGGTGCTGCTCGCGGGGGAGTCCCCAAGCGGGCCAGTGCTTGCCGCTGTGCACGCAGGCCGTCCCGGCATCGCCAACGGCGTCCTCCCGGCCGCCGTGGAGAACATGGTGTCCCTTGGCGCCTCCCGGATCCGCGCCTGGCTGGGCCCATCGATCTGCGGGTCCTGCTACGAAGTCCCTTCAGCACTGCAGGATGAGGTGGCCGCCCTGGTCCCTGCCACCCGGAGCACCACCTCCTGGGGAACACCGGCCCTGGACCTTCCCGCCGGTGCACGGAGCCAGCTCGAGGCTGCCGGCGTGGGCGTGGAATACGCCGGTGCCTGCACCCTCGAGACGGACACCCTCTACTCGTACCGCCGCGATCCGAATACCGGCCGTTTCGCCGGACTGATCTGGTGCCATGACTGA
- a CDS encoding RluA family pseudouridine synthase yields the protein MTERIVVAEEYGGTRADAGLAGLLGVSRSVAASLLAEGHILNRGKALGKSAKLVAGDVLDVTVPERRDPLKVVEEIVEGLNILLDDDDFVVVDKPVGVAAHPSPGWVGPTVVGGLAAAGYRISTSGAPERAGIVHRLDVGTSGVMVVAKSERAYTALKRAFKERTVDKVYHAVVQGLPDPLTGTIDAPIGRHPGHDWRFAVIEDGRPSVTHYEVLEAFGKASLVEVHLETGRTHQIRVHFSALRHPCVGDLTYGADPRLAATLGLTRQWLHARELAFDHPVTGERVTVSSDYPQDLAYALDVLESGQA from the coding sequence ATGACTGAGCGCATTGTCGTGGCCGAAGAGTACGGCGGGACGCGGGCGGACGCCGGGCTGGCCGGCCTTTTGGGGGTGTCCCGCTCCGTGGCCGCATCCCTGCTGGCGGAAGGCCACATCCTGAACCGGGGCAAGGCATTGGGCAAGTCGGCAAAACTCGTGGCCGGGGACGTCCTGGACGTCACCGTCCCGGAACGGCGGGACCCGCTGAAAGTGGTGGAGGAGATTGTGGAAGGCCTGAACATCCTGCTCGATGACGACGATTTCGTCGTCGTTGACAAACCTGTGGGCGTGGCAGCCCACCCGTCGCCGGGCTGGGTGGGGCCCACGGTGGTGGGCGGCCTGGCCGCCGCTGGATACCGCATCTCGACGTCAGGTGCGCCGGAGCGGGCAGGCATTGTCCACCGGCTGGACGTCGGCACTTCCGGCGTGATGGTCGTCGCCAAGTCAGAGCGGGCCTACACAGCCCTTAAACGGGCTTTCAAGGAGCGCACGGTGGACAAGGTCTACCACGCTGTGGTGCAGGGCCTTCCCGATCCCCTGACCGGGACCATCGATGCCCCCATCGGACGTCACCCGGGGCACGACTGGCGTTTTGCCGTCATCGAGGACGGCCGGCCTTCGGTGACCCATTACGAAGTCCTGGAGGCTTTTGGCAAGGCCAGCCTGGTGGAGGTCCACCTGGAGACCGGCCGCACACACCAGATCCGGGTCCACTTCTCGGCGCTCCGGCACCCCTGCGTCGGCGACCTGACCTACGGCGCCGACCCCCGCCTTGCCGCCACCCTGGGACTTACCCGGCAGTGGCTGCACGCCCGCGAACTGGCATTCGACCACCCGGTGACGGGGGAGCGTGTCACGGTCTCCAGTGACTACCCCCAGGACCTGGCCTACGCCCTGGATGTACTGGAATCGGGACAGGCCTGA